A single Streptomyces sp. Edi2 DNA region contains:
- the pglW gene encoding BREX system serine/threonine kinase PglW has product MRDGRWVTVTESEFQHERRGLEDIREKLPDSDPWRAWSNFTFTAHSGHVREVDLLVVAPGGVYLIELKDWHGSVESRNGTWLQTQPSGRQIAHGNPLHLANKKAKELAQLLAQEGERVWVSEVVCFTDTSLRNRLPSHDQHGLYTVHQLALMLSEPPRDEHRRIDRSRSRRIKSALERVGIACSDAEHKVGPYLLHRKSFESGPTWADYLARHSELPEAARIRVYLRERGSDAELRASVERAARREGEVLRSFKHPGVVQLKQYDPSGHSAGPALIFDFDPRTLRLDEYLAQYGEKLDILSRMALVRQLAETVRSAHGRRIYHRTLAARAIHVMPRARGRAASTDGEDSGWLSPHLQISDWQVAVQRGSEYGAPSGGERFAPTTFSRAGAHLAEGADPYLAPELTALKADPVALDIYGLGVLTYLLATGKAPAASQAELLARYEAGEGLRPSAVVDGLSEYIDELVQAATAYHVDDRLDSVDDFLDMLEVVEAVLTEPAPADPIRPAGTEKDPREAVAGDVLAGRWEVRRRLGTGSTSRAFLVRDLTTGPEVRFSKSLAVLKVAMSDSRGETLAHEAEVMGRLRPDSRIIRLVEPEPQRIGGRTVLVMEYVGDEREAEGEPAAPGERRSRRREETVARQLREHGRLSVDQLEAYGDYLFGAVDFLEGEGVWHRDIKPDNIAIRIRPNRTRELVLIDFSLAGYPVQETGAGTDGYLDPFIGTLTDRSVYDGHAERYALAVTLHEMASRELPVWGGGKVSPRQTDPEKEPYPKIAADAFDPAVQNGLIEFFRTALHRDAAQRFPDLKPMRDAWKKIFLAMDEAKPSSRRSRQPSSAPGRVSAPGAEAAPAQDAPIPAAEEESAEQQRDRLAAQARRETSISASGLSPAAESFVYGLRVNDVGGLLDYSRHQLVNAPGLGAKTRKEVLRRIKEWRQRLSEQPTTPLTPEGRKAAKEELSAAEAALATAMAEGGSTTGLPERALRSVSLDTLATIFVPELKKDGANRNECEMVRLLLRLPDEQGTLPGIGVWPKQKDVAGALGLSAGRIPQMLKTQRTRWKRNPAVRVLRAEILELLRGLGRVASAAEVADALAVRRGTQLPEREQRRALALAAVRAVVEVEQLVPDEAEFQHAPNRDAADESMGAGLLALEVGSDDAPETPSGPGLLHYAQRLGKVADRLAKLDTLPTAATVLAELGAITPPSEAVDWDERRLVEVAAAASRRAAATPRLEIYPRNLPLVRALRLTQAGLVPLIPGVPDARQPGLTSQDVHERVRARFPELLNELRGHALPTGGPLTKALRDAGFDLELKTREGTGTLRYIPCQADGGSTYLSSDAARQATGTLTAHRYSDDPQLAGAVVAEERLQSSARRDGFRVLTVRTGLAGHAVRELTTDRFGAEAVSVTDLFLQALHEQVDPRPKPTWETILRADAAEPGSKAAMRFGEYARTSWGAVEPRLRELVSGAPPGSGSPAQPVLLTDAGAFARYDAMAVLERLAEAARDGGRGLWLLCPQSDPARPPRLGTTAVPYQSGLGEWIELPESWVANAHRAEASAAGLPGDE; this is encoded by the coding sequence ATGCGGGACGGCCGGTGGGTCACGGTCACCGAATCCGAGTTCCAGCACGAGCGCCGGGGGCTGGAGGACATCCGCGAGAAGCTCCCCGACAGCGACCCCTGGCGTGCCTGGTCGAACTTCACCTTTACCGCGCACAGCGGCCACGTGCGGGAAGTCGATCTGCTCGTGGTCGCTCCCGGCGGTGTGTACTTGATCGAGCTGAAGGACTGGCACGGCTCGGTCGAGTCCCGCAACGGCACGTGGCTCCAGACTCAGCCCAGCGGCCGGCAGATCGCGCACGGTAATCCGCTCCACCTGGCGAACAAGAAGGCAAAGGAGCTGGCACAGCTTCTGGCCCAGGAGGGCGAGCGGGTGTGGGTGTCGGAGGTCGTCTGCTTCACCGATACCTCGTTGCGGAACCGGTTGCCTTCCCATGATCAGCACGGCCTCTACACCGTCCATCAGCTCGCCCTGATGCTGTCGGAGCCCCCACGCGACGAGCACCGCCGGATCGACAGGTCGCGGTCGCGCCGGATCAAGTCCGCCCTCGAGCGGGTGGGCATCGCCTGCAGTGACGCCGAGCACAAGGTCGGCCCCTATCTGCTGCACCGCAAGTCGTTCGAATCGGGACCGACGTGGGCGGACTATCTGGCCCGGCACAGCGAGCTGCCGGAGGCCGCCCGCATCCGCGTCTACCTGCGGGAGCGCGGATCGGACGCCGAACTGCGGGCATCGGTGGAGCGCGCGGCGCGGCGCGAGGGCGAGGTGCTCAGGAGCTTCAAGCACCCCGGTGTCGTGCAGCTGAAGCAGTACGACCCGTCAGGGCACTCGGCAGGACCCGCGCTGATCTTCGACTTCGATCCGCGGACGCTGCGCCTGGATGAATATCTGGCGCAGTACGGAGAGAAGCTGGACATCCTTAGCCGGATGGCGCTGGTCCGGCAGCTCGCCGAGACCGTGCGCTCGGCGCACGGCCGCCGGATCTACCACCGCACCCTGGCAGCCCGCGCCATCCATGTGATGCCCCGCGCCCGGGGCCGGGCGGCGAGCACGGACGGCGAGGATTCAGGCTGGCTCAGCCCGCATCTGCAGATCTCTGATTGGCAGGTAGCGGTCCAGCGCGGCTCCGAATACGGCGCGCCGAGTGGCGGCGAACGTTTCGCTCCGACGACGTTCTCGCGCGCCGGGGCCCATCTCGCGGAGGGCGCGGATCCGTATCTCGCCCCGGAGCTGACCGCGCTGAAGGCCGACCCGGTTGCGCTGGACATCTACGGCCTGGGCGTCCTCACTTACCTGCTGGCCACCGGCAAGGCTCCGGCCGCCAGCCAGGCCGAGCTGCTGGCCCGTTACGAGGCGGGCGAGGGGCTGCGGCCCAGCGCGGTGGTGGACGGCCTGTCGGAGTACATCGACGAGCTGGTTCAGGCGGCCACCGCCTATCACGTCGACGACCGGCTGGACTCGGTGGACGACTTCCTGGACATGCTGGAAGTCGTCGAGGCGGTTCTGACCGAGCCCGCACCCGCTGACCCCATACGCCCGGCCGGGACCGAGAAGGACCCTCGGGAAGCGGTCGCGGGCGATGTGCTGGCCGGTCGCTGGGAGGTCAGGCGCCGCCTCGGCACGGGGTCGACCAGCCGCGCTTTCCTCGTACGGGACCTGACAACCGGCCCGGAGGTGCGCTTCTCGAAGTCCCTGGCGGTGCTGAAGGTCGCCATGTCGGACAGCCGCGGCGAGACGCTGGCCCACGAGGCCGAGGTGATGGGGCGGCTGCGCCCCGATTCACGGATCATCCGTCTCGTCGAGCCGGAGCCGCAGCGCATCGGCGGCCGCACCGTCCTCGTCATGGAGTATGTCGGTGACGAGCGCGAGGCCGAGGGCGAGCCTGCCGCACCTGGGGAGCGGAGGAGCAGGCGGCGCGAGGAGACGGTCGCCCGCCAGCTGCGGGAACACGGCCGACTGTCGGTGGACCAGCTCGAGGCCTACGGCGACTACCTGTTCGGGGCGGTGGACTTCCTTGAGGGTGAGGGCGTGTGGCACCGCGACATCAAGCCGGACAACATCGCGATCCGTATCCGCCCGAACCGCACCCGTGAGCTGGTGCTGATCGACTTCTCGCTGGCCGGCTACCCCGTGCAGGAGACCGGGGCCGGGACCGACGGCTACCTGGACCCGTTCATCGGCACGCTCACCGATCGCTCGGTGTACGACGGGCACGCAGAGCGGTACGCCCTGGCCGTCACCCTCCACGAGATGGCCTCCCGCGAGCTTCCGGTCTGGGGCGGCGGCAAGGTGTCACCGCGCCAGACCGACCCCGAGAAGGAGCCGTACCCGAAGATCGCGGCGGACGCGTTCGACCCGGCCGTGCAGAACGGCCTGATCGAGTTCTTCCGGACGGCGCTGCACCGCGACGCTGCTCAGCGTTTTCCCGACCTCAAGCCGATGCGGGACGCCTGGAAGAAGATCTTCCTGGCCATGGACGAGGCGAAGCCGTCGTCCCGCCGCTCGCGTCAGCCCTCCTCCGCGCCGGGCCGCGTGAGCGCTCCCGGAGCGGAGGCGGCACCGGCCCAGGACGCCCCCATCCCCGCCGCCGAGGAGGAGAGCGCCGAGCAGCAGCGCGACCGGCTGGCTGCCCAGGCCCGCCGTGAGACCTCCATCTCGGCCTCGGGCCTCAGCCCGGCCGCCGAGTCCTTCGTCTACGGACTGCGCGTCAACGATGTCGGAGGTCTGCTCGACTACAGCCGGCATCAGCTCGTCAACGCGCCCGGCCTGGGTGCCAAGACCCGCAAGGAAGTCCTCCGCCGCATCAAGGAATGGCGGCAGCGGCTTTCCGAGCAGCCGACGACCCCGCTCACTCCCGAGGGCCGGAAGGCGGCGAAGGAAGAGCTGTCGGCTGCCGAGGCCGCGCTCGCGACCGCGATGGCGGAGGGCGGCAGCACCACAGGACTGCCCGAACGCGCGCTGCGCAGCGTCAGCCTCGACACGCTCGCCACGATCTTCGTACCGGAGCTCAAGAAGGACGGGGCGAACCGCAACGAGTGCGAGATGGTGCGACTGCTGCTGCGCCTCCCCGACGAGCAGGGCACGCTGCCCGGGATCGGGGTGTGGCCCAAGCAGAAGGACGTCGCGGGCGCGCTCGGGCTGTCGGCCGGCCGTATCCCGCAGATGCTGAAGACCCAGCGCACCCGGTGGAAGCGGAACCCGGCGGTGCGGGTACTGCGCGCCGAGATCCTGGAGCTGTTGCGGGGGCTCGGCCGGGTCGCCTCGGCCGCGGAGGTCGCGGACGCCCTCGCAGTGCGGCGTGGCACCCAGTTGCCCGAGCGCGAGCAGCGCCGGGCGCTGGCGCTGGCCGCCGTACGAGCCGTGGTGGAGGTCGAGCAACTCGTTCCGGACGAGGCGGAGTTCCAGCACGCGCCGAACCGTGACGCCGCGGACGAGAGCATGGGCGCGGGACTGCTGGCCCTGGAGGTCGGCTCCGACGACGCGCCCGAGACGCCGTCCGGGCCCGGTCTGCTCCACTACGCCCAGCGGCTGGGCAAAGTCGCCGACCGGCTGGCGAAGCTCGACACGCTGCCGACCGCGGCGACGGTTCTGGCGGAGCTGGGCGCCATCACACCTCCGAGCGAGGCCGTGGACTGGGATGAGCGGCGCCTGGTGGAGGTCGCCGCCGCGGCCTCGCGCCGGGCCGCCGCGACGCCCCGGCTGGAGATCTACCCGCGGAATCTGCCTCTCGTGCGGGCCCTGCGCCTCACCCAGGCAGGTCTCGTACCTCTCATCCCCGGCGTGCCGGACGCCCGGCAGCCGGGATTGACGAGCCAGGACGTCCATGAGCGGGTACGGGCACGCTTCCCCGAGCTGCTGAACGAGCTGCGCGGGCACGCGTTGCCGACCGGGGGGCCGTTGACGAAGGCCTTGCGGGACGCCGGGTTCGATCTGGAACTGAAGACCCGCGAGGGCACCGGCACACTGCGCTACATCCCTTGCCAGGCGGATGGCGGCTCCACGTACTTGTCGTCGGACGCCGCCCGCCAGGCCACCGGCACCCTCACCGCCCACCGATACTCCGACGACCCGCAGCTCGCGGGCGCGGTGGTGGCCGAGGAGCGGCTGCAGTCCTCGGCCCGGCGGGACGGCTTCCGCGTGCTGACGGTACGGACGGGACTCGCCGGCCACGCGGTGCGCGAGCTCACGACGGACCGCTTCGGGGCGGAGGCGGTGTCGGTCACCGACCTGTTCCTGCAGGCCCTCCATGAGCAGGTGGACCCGCGACCGAAGCCGACCTGGGAGACGATCCTGCGCGCGGACGCGGCGGAGCCGGGGTCGAAGGCGGCTATGAGGTTCGGCGAGTACGCACGGACGAGTTGGGGCGCGGTGGAGCCCCGGCTGCGAGAGCTGGTATCAGGGGCGCCGCCCGGCTCGGGGTCCCCTGCGCAGCCGGTGCTGCTGACGGACGCGGGTGCGTTCGCGCGCTACGACGCGATGGCGGTGCTGGAACGGCTGGCCGAGGCCGCACGGGACGGGGGGCGCGGGCTGTGGCTGCTGTGTCCGCAGAGCGACCCGGCGCGACCCCCGAGGTTGGGGACAACGGCTGTGCCCTACCAGTCCGGGCTGGGAGAATGGATCGAATTGCCGGAGTCCTGGGTGGCGAATGCCCACCGGGCCGAGGCATCGGCAGCGGGCTTGCCAGGGGACGAGTAG
- a CDS encoding response regulator — MPGLSGRILVVDDNKVIRQLIRVNLELEGFEVVTAADGAECLDVVHHVRPDVVTLDVVMPRLNGLHTAARLRSDPRTWDIPIAIVSACTQSEVDNGESVGVDAFLAKPFEPAELVRTVGMLVRERRQRERGPEGGAADGDGDGDGESDGGGRAVERGASPDGIAASGGVAASGGVPASGGVGMVDAGGE; from the coding sequence GTGCCTGGCTTGTCCGGTCGGATCCTCGTTGTCGACGACAACAAGGTGATCCGGCAGTTGATCAGGGTCAATCTCGAGCTGGAGGGCTTCGAGGTCGTGACCGCGGCTGATGGTGCCGAATGTCTGGACGTGGTGCACCACGTGAGACCTGATGTCGTGACCCTTGATGTGGTGATGCCGCGGCTCAACGGGCTGCACACCGCGGCGCGGTTGCGTTCCGATCCGCGGACGTGGGACATCCCGATCGCCATCGTCAGCGCATGTACCCAGAGCGAAGTGGACAACGGCGAGTCGGTGGGGGTGGACGCGTTTCTCGCGAAGCCGTTCGAGCCGGCGGAGCTGGTGCGGACCGTGGGGATGCTGGTGCGTGAGAGGCGCCAGCGGGAACGTGGGCCCGAGGGTGGGGCCGCGGACGGCGACGGGGACGGGGACGGGGAGAGCGACGGGGGTGGACGTGCGGTGGAGCGTGGAGCTTCGCCCGACGGGATCGCGGCGTCCGGCGGAGTCGCGGCGTCCGGTGGAGTGCCGGCCTCCGGTGGTGTCGGCATGGTGGATGCGGGTGGGGAGTAG
- the nrtL gene encoding ArgS-related anticodon-binding protein NrtL, translated as MTPAELSRTVLRSVRGAVEEQELSVPVPARIVVEPPPRPGCGDYASNVALQLAGPAGRPAREVAEILRKRLAGSAGIARVEIAGPGFLNFTLGDGALTALVREVLAQGDGYGGTWAGRSPDAFADVAGDAFEGASDRASDGVFRPVAGSAAGGAREAVVGEVLARIGAAAGTGGRRGGGRRAGGHPALAPVPYDLATLTARLGSDEARWVLLRPAAHDPVRVPERPVQRESNPRFRVQYAYARARALVRNAGDLGFVSEPGDVGRPAAADGPAPTARRAPEQAPQQSAPADAESFPGLQALQTLLATYPSAIDDAARLRAPDRVARHLEATADAFFRWHDDFPPLPVGEQKPLAVHRARLALAEASGTVLANGLRLLGISAPAHL; from the coding sequence GTGACCCCCGCTGAGCTCTCCCGCACCGTCCTGCGCTCCGTGCGTGGTGCGGTGGAGGAGCAGGAGCTCTCCGTGCCGGTGCCGGCGCGGATCGTGGTCGAGCCGCCGCCGCGGCCCGGGTGTGGGGACTACGCCTCCAATGTCGCGTTGCAGCTCGCGGGGCCGGCGGGAAGGCCGGCCCGCGAGGTCGCAGAGATTCTGCGGAAGCGGCTGGCCGGGAGCGCCGGGATCGCCCGGGTCGAGATCGCCGGACCCGGCTTTTTGAACTTCACCCTCGGGGACGGGGCGCTGACCGCGCTCGTACGGGAGGTGCTGGCGCAGGGGGACGGCTACGGCGGGACGTGGGCGGGGCGGAGCCCTGATGCCTTCGCTGATGTCGCCGGTGATGCCTTCGAGGGAGCCTCCGATAGAGCCTCTGATGGAGTCTTCCGTCCGGTGGCCGGTTCCGCGGCGGGTGGCGCCCGTGAGGCCGTGGTCGGCGAGGTGCTGGCGCGGATCGGCGCGGCGGCCGGGACCGGTGGCCGACGGGGCGGTGGCCGCCGGGCCGGTGGCCATCCCGCGCTCGCGCCCGTTCCGTACGACCTCGCCACCCTCACCGCCCGGCTCGGCTCCGACGAGGCGCGCTGGGTGCTGTTGCGGCCGGCCGCGCACGATCCGGTGCGGGTGCCCGAGCGGCCGGTGCAGCGGGAGAGCAATCCGCGCTTCCGGGTGCAGTATGCGTACGCGAGGGCGCGGGCGCTGGTGCGGAACGCGGGTGACCTGGGGTTTGTGAGCGAGCCGGGGGATGTGGGGCGTCCGGCGGCGGCCGACGGGCCCGCGCCCACGGCCCGGCGCGCGCCGGAGCAGGCGCCACAGCAATCCGCACCCGCCGACGCCGAGTCCTTCCCCGGCCTCCAGGCTCTGCAGACCCTGCTGGCCACCTACCCCTCCGCCATCGACGACGCTGCGCGACTGCGGGCACCGGACCGTGTGGCGCGCCATCTGGAGGCGACCGCGGACGCGTTCTTCCGGTGGCATGACGACTTTCCGCCGCTGCCCGTCGGGGAGCAGAAACCCTTGGCCGTGCACCGTGCCCGGCTGGCCCTTGCCGAGGCCAGCGGGACGGTGCTCGCCAACGGCCTGCGTCTGCTCGGCATCTCCGCTCCCGCCCACCTCTGA
- the lysA gene encoding diaminopimelate decarboxylase has protein sequence MSRSAHPAGPRHADVLPEGHYAGPPADLNTLDPRVWSRTVSRNADGVVTVGGLDVAALAAEFGTPAYFLDEDDFRARCRAWKDAFGPGADVFYAGKAFLSRAIVRWLNEEGLNLDVCSGGELATALAAGMPAERIALHGNNKSTEEITRAVEAGVGRIVLDSFQEIVRVAHIAQRLGKRQRVQIRVTVGVEAHTHEFIATAHEDQKFGIALADGQAAEAVRRTLKLDGLELIGIHSHIGSQIFDMAGFEVSARRVVQLLTEVRDEHGIELPEIDLGGGLGIAYTSDDDPREPHEIASALGDIVSKECAAAGLGVPRLSVEPGRAIVGPTAFTLYEVGTVKELDGLRTYVSVDGGMSDNIRTALYDAEYSVALVSRTSDAAPMLSRVVGKHCESGDIVVRDAFLPADVAPGDLLAVPATGAYCRSMASNYNHSLRPPVVAVKNGQARVIVRRETEEDLLRLDVG, from the coding sequence ATGAGCCGCTCCGCGCACCCTGCAGGGCCCCGGCACGCTGACGTACTGCCCGAGGGGCACTACGCCGGGCCGCCCGCCGATCTCAACACCCTCGACCCGCGGGTCTGGTCCCGTACGGTCTCCCGCAACGCTGACGGTGTGGTCACCGTCGGCGGGCTGGACGTCGCCGCGCTCGCCGCGGAATTCGGCACTCCGGCGTACTTCCTGGACGAGGACGACTTCCGGGCCCGCTGCCGGGCGTGGAAGGACGCCTTCGGGCCGGGGGCGGATGTCTTCTACGCCGGGAAGGCCTTCCTGTCACGGGCCATCGTCCGCTGGCTGAACGAGGAAGGGCTGAATCTCGACGTCTGCTCCGGCGGCGAACTGGCCACGGCACTGGCGGCGGGAATGCCGGCCGAGCGGATCGCCCTGCACGGGAACAACAAGAGCACCGAGGAAATCACCCGGGCCGTGGAGGCGGGGGTCGGGCGGATCGTGCTCGACTCGTTCCAGGAAATCGTGCGGGTCGCGCATATCGCGCAGCGGCTCGGCAAGCGGCAGCGGGTGCAGATCCGGGTCACGGTCGGTGTCGAGGCGCATACGCATGAGTTCATCGCGACCGCGCACGAGGACCAGAAGTTCGGTATTGCGCTGGCGGACGGGCAGGCCGCGGAGGCCGTTCGTCGTACGCTGAAGCTGGACGGGCTGGAACTCATCGGAATTCACAGCCATATCGGGTCACAGATTTTCGATATGGCGGGATTCGAGGTGTCCGCGCGCCGCGTGGTGCAGCTGCTGACCGAAGTGCGTGACGAGCACGGTATCGAGCTGCCCGAGATCGATCTGGGCGGCGGGCTCGGCATCGCGTACACCTCGGACGACGATCCGCGGGAGCCGCACGAGATCGCGTCGGCTCTGGGCGACATCGTGAGCAAGGAGTGCGCGGCGGCGGGGCTGGGCGTGCCGCGGCTGTCGGTCGAGCCGGGCCGGGCGATCGTGGGCCCCACCGCCTTCACGTTGTACGAGGTCGGCACGGTCAAGGAGCTGGACGGCCTGCGGACGTATGTGTCCGTGGACGGCGGGATGTCGGACAACATCCGCACGGCGCTCTACGACGCGGAGTACAGCGTGGCCCTGGTGTCGCGCACCTCCGATGCCGCGCCGATGCTCTCGCGCGTGGTGGGCAAGCACTGTGAGAGCGGCGACATCGTCGTACGCGATGCCTTCCTGCCGGCCGATGTGGCGCCGGGGGATCTGCTCGCGGTGCCGGCCACCGGTGCGTACTGCCGTTCCATGGCGAGTAACTACAACCACTCGCTGCGGCCGCCCGTTGTCGCGGTAAAGAATGGTCAGGCCAGGGTGATCGTCCGGCGGGAGACGGAGGAAGATCTCCTGCGGTTGGATGTCGGGTAG
- a CDS encoding homoserine dehydrogenase: protein MMRTRPLKVALLGCGVVGSEVTRIMTTHADDLAARIGAPVELVGIAVRRPDKVREGVPAELVTTDATALVKRGDIDVVIEVIGGIEPARTLITTAFEHGASVVSANKALVAADGAALHAAAEANGADLYYEAAVAGAIPLVRPLRESLAGDKVNRVLGIVNGTTNFILDKMDSTGAGYSEALDEATALGYAEADPTADVEGFDAAAKAAILAGIAFHTRVTIDDVHREGLTEVTAADIASAKRMGCTVKLLAICERAADGASVTARVHPAMIPLTHPLASVREAYNAVFVEAEAAGQLMFYGPGAGGAPTASAVLGDLVAVCRNKLAGATGPGESAYTRLPVSPMGAVVTRYHISLDVADKPGVLAQVATIFAEHGVSIDTVRQSGKDGEASLVIVTHRAADAALSSTVGALRELDTVRGVASIMRVEGE, encoded by the coding sequence ATGATGCGTACGCGTCCGCTGAAGGTGGCGCTCCTGGGCTGTGGTGTTGTCGGCTCAGAGGTGACGCGCATCATGACGACGCACGCCGATGACCTCGCCGCCCGTATCGGTGCGCCCGTGGAGCTCGTCGGGATCGCCGTCCGCCGCCCCGACAAGGTGCGCGAGGGCGTCCCGGCCGAGCTGGTCACCACCGACGCGACCGCGCTCGTCAAACGGGGCGACATCGACGTCGTGATCGAGGTCATCGGCGGTATCGAGCCGGCCCGTACGCTGATCACCACCGCCTTCGAGCACGGCGCGAGCGTGGTCTCCGCCAACAAGGCGCTGGTCGCGGCGGACGGTGCGGCGCTGCATGCGGCGGCCGAGGCCAATGGCGCGGACCTCTACTACGAGGCGGCCGTCGCCGGCGCGATCCCGCTGGTACGGCCGCTGCGCGAGTCCCTGGCCGGCGACAAGGTGAACCGGGTGCTCGGCATCGTCAACGGCACCACCAACTTCATCCTCGACAAGATGGACTCGACCGGCGCCGGCTACAGCGAGGCGCTGGACGAGGCGACCGCGCTCGGCTACGCCGAGGCCGATCCGACCGCCGACGTCGAGGGCTTCGACGCCGCCGCCAAGGCCGCGATCCTGGCCGGTATCGCCTTCCACACCCGCGTGACCATCGACGATGTGCACCGCGAGGGCCTGACGGAGGTCACCGCGGCCGATATCGCCTCCGCCAAGCGGATGGGGTGCACGGTCAAGCTGCTGGCCATCTGCGAGCGGGCCGCGGACGGGGCGTCGGTGACCGCGCGGGTGCACCCCGCGATGATTCCGCTGACGCATCCGCTCGCCTCCGTCCGTGAGGCGTACAACGCGGTCTTCGTCGAGGCCGAGGCGGCCGGCCAGCTGATGTTCTACGGGCCGGGCGCGGGCGGCGCGCCGACCGCCTCCGCGGTCCTCGGCGACCTCGTCGCGGTCTGCCGCAACAAGCTCGCCGGTGCCACCGGACCGGGTGAGTCCGCCTACACCCGGCTGCCCGTCAGCCCCATGGGCGCGGTCGTCACGCGGTACCACATCAGCCTCGATGTGGCCGACAAGCCCGGTGTTCTCGCCCAGGTCGCCACGATCTTCGCGGAACACGGCGTATCGATCGATACGGTCCGTCAGTCGGGCAAGGACGGCGAGGCATCCCTCGTCATCGTCACCCACCGAGCGGCGGACGCGGCCCTGTCGTCGACCGTCGGGGCTCTGCGCGAGCTCGACACCGTCCGTGGTGTCGCCAGCATCATGCGGGTCGAAGGGGAGTAA
- the thrC gene encoding threonine synthase — translation MSANSTVTTASSQWRGIIEEYRDRLPVSDTTEAVTLREGGTPLVPAQVLSERTGCEVHLKVEGANPTGSFKDRGMTMAITRAKEEGAKAVICASTGNTSASAAAYAVRAGMVCAVLVPQGKIALGKMGQALVHGAKILQVEGNFDDCLTLARRLSDNYPVALVNSVNPARIEGQKTAAFEIVDMLRDAPDIHVLPVGNAGNITAYWRGYREYAADGIASHTPRMWGFQAAGSAPIVRGEVVKDPQTIATAIRIGNPASWSFAEQARDESGGFIDSVTDRQILSAYRLLAAQEGVFVEPASAASVAGLLKAAEEGKVDPGQRIVCTVTGNGLKDPDWAVAGAPQPVTVPIDADAAAERLGLV, via the coding sequence ATGTCTGCCAATTCCACTGTGACCACGGCAAGCAGCCAGTGGCGCGGCATCATCGAGGAGTACCGCGACCGGCTTCCGGTCAGCGACACAACCGAGGCCGTCACCCTCCGCGAGGGCGGCACGCCTCTCGTACCGGCGCAGGTGCTCTCCGAGCGCACCGGCTGCGAGGTGCACCTCAAGGTCGAGGGCGCCAACCCCACCGGCTCCTTCAAGGACCGTGGCATGACGATGGCCATCACCCGCGCCAAGGAGGAGGGTGCCAAGGCGGTCATCTGTGCCTCCACCGGCAACACCTCCGCCTCGGCGGCCGCCTACGCGGTCCGGGCCGGCATGGTCTGCGCGGTGCTCGTCCCGCAGGGCAAGATCGCGCTCGGCAAGATGGGCCAGGCGCTGGTCCACGGCGCGAAGATTCTCCAGGTCGAGGGAAATTTCGACGACTGTCTGACGCTCGCCCGGCGGCTGTCCGACAACTACCCGGTCGCACTTGTGAACTCCGTGAACCCGGCGCGTATCGAGGGCCAGAAGACCGCGGCCTTCGAAATCGTCGACATGCTCCGCGACGCACCCGACATCCATGTGCTGCCCGTCGGCAACGCCGGCAACATCACGGCGTACTGGCGGGGCTACCGGGAGTACGCGGCCGACGGCATCGCCTCGCACACCCCGCGGATGTGGGGTTTCCAGGCCGCCGGCAGCGCGCCGATCGTGCGCGGTGAGGTCGTCAAGGACCCGCAGACCATCGCCACCGCGATCCGCATCGGCAACCCCGCCTCGTGGTCCTTCGCGGAGCAGGCGCGGGACGAGTCCGGCGGCTTCATCGACTCCGTGACCGACCGTCAAATCCTGTCTGCCTACCGCCTGTTGGCCGCGCAGGAGGGGGTCTTCGTGGAGCCCGCCTCGGCCGCGTCCGTCGCCGGTCTGCTCAAGGCCGCCGAGGAGGGCAAGGTCGACCCCGGCCAGCGCATCGTCTGCACGGTGACCGGCAACGGCCTCAAGGACCCGGACTGGGCAGTGGCCGGAGCGCCGCAGCCGGTCACGGTTCCGATCGACGCGGACGCCGCGGCGGAGCGCCTCGGCCTCGTCTAA